The nucleotide sequence CTGTCCTGATCCCTAATAAAATAACTGAACTACGATGATTTCCTGTGATCCACTGATTAAATGCAGGTGTGAAGTCTTCAAAAATCATATTCGGATGATAAAAAGGGAAAAAGTCTGGATCAGTGATTGCGTATTCTGGAGGTTGCCTTACCCATTTTTTTTCTGGTTCCCAAGCCGTCCAAATTGGTTCATATTGTGAGATCCCGCTTTCCGTCGTGATAGGTAATGCAATCCAGTAAAATCGCTCCGTACAGTCTTCATACAAAGATTTCATTTTTGCAACATGGCTAATGGTTGCGGAGTATTGCACTTCCCAGTCAAGAAACATGACATTGAATTTTCGATGTCGTTTTCTTGCTTCAGCAGCAACAAGATGAAAAAGAACAGTAGAATCTTTACCTCCAGAAAAGGAGAGAGAGATTTGTTCAAAAGTATCAAATAACCATTCAATTCGCGTTTGAGTAGCATCTAACACATTTATTCCAAGAGGAATTTTGTGTTTGCAAGACATAACTATCACCAGAATAAGTTAGTTAATAGTATTATTACTTAATCATATTTAGATTATAAAGGTAAGTTATGGTTGCTAGTTGTTACTGAGATTTACTTGAAAAAATAGGATAATAAATCATATATCATTGTTATTATTGATAGTTTCTAGTCATGAAAAAATTTTTTATAATTAAGAAAAATAAAGTAAGTGACTTAGTGAGTAGAGAATGTTTTAAAAATATTTCCTGATTTATTATTCGGGATTTTCAACTATTCATACAATAAATAAAAAATAAAATAGTCATTTTATGATAGGGTATTGTATGACATTAAGTACACATGATGGAGTCAAAGTATATACACCAGTGTCATTGAAGCTATATGATTGGTGGGTGCTTAATATTTCTAATAGCTATGCATGGCACTGTGATACGAATAAATATCTAATTCCACATTTTAAAAATCATCTCGGTGAGCGCCATATGGATATTGGCGTTGGAACGGGATTTTATTTAAAAAAATCATTAAATTATATAAAAGAAATCTCATTGACTGATCTTAATTTACACAGTCTGGAACATACTAAAAAGTATATACCTGATGATAAATTAATAAATTGCCTTCAGCATGATGTTTTTCAGCCTTTTTCTAATAAATTAAATGAATCTTATAATTCTATCTCATTGTTTTATTTACTACATTGTTTACCAGGAACGATGGATGATAAGAAAAAAGCGATAGAAAA is from Proteus columbae and encodes:
- a CDS encoding class I SAM-dependent methyltransferase, whose protein sequence is MTLSTHDGVKVYTPVSLKLYDWWVLNISNSYAWHCDTNKYLIPHFKNHLGERHMDIGVGTGFYLKKSLNYIKEISLTDLNLHSLEHTKKYIPDDKLINCLQHDVFQPFSNKLNESYNSISLFYLLHCLPGTMDDKKKAIENISYLLTEKGVLYGTTILGQGVKHNFFGKKLMSIYNKKGIFCNYSDSVDSLEEMLSYLFHDISIHVQGTVALFTAKNKK